The window AGCAAGAACTGCTGTAGCCGCGTGGTTAGGTGAGTGGCAGCAAGGAGCAATAGCCAAGAAACTGAGGATTCCTGTTGGGTGGGAcgtgcattttctatttttaatttttatgtgattttgtATATGTAACTTGTATGCGGAAATCTTTCTCTGGGGCAGAAGCATTTCTAATTCGTATTTCTGGCTTCCAGTTAGTCTACTTGCAAGGATTATTGAGATTTCCCAGACTGTGGGCCTTCCCAGAGAGTAGGGCCTGCAGTACCAGTTTAGCTTTTATCTCTGTGTGGGGCAAACACCCACAGAAATGCCAAGGGCACTATTTGCAACTAGTCTTTCTCTCAGGTACTCCCCCTTCTGATGTCTCTGATTTGGAGGGAAGGCTATAGTTGGTCGCTGCTGGTAGCTCCAGCCAGTTACGAGGGCATCCGTTCTTTCTACTTCTCTGGAAATGTTAACTGGAAACTAAGCAAGAGGTTTAGATCAAAGTAACTGTGCTCTTCAGAAAGTTCCATTAATTAACTAAATTAAAGGAAGTTAAATGATGTTTGGAGGAAAGTCATTTTAGAAGGCCCAGGTCCAGGGACTGAGGTCTGAAACTTCTAATGTAGACTTTTAATGAAGCTTGGCAGCAAGTTAAATACTATTAGAAATTGAGGGTTACCATATGGAAAACCAGTTGTTGCCTGAAATCAATCATTTCAAAGGAACATCTTGAAAGTAGACAGACATTTGGCTAGTGTTTGCCTAGACCATTTAATACTAAAGATAAAAAGCCCATGGCTCTGAGTAAGAATCATTTGACCAGTAGCCACGGTGAGTCATAGCCTTCTTAAGAACTAGGCACAAATATTGAAGTCAGGATGTTGAGAACATTGGGCTTACTAATTTGCAAGGCAGGGCTATTGCTTCCAGAAGGGAATGTGATCAGGATTTCACGGTTCATTTTCCTGGTCTTTCCAGCAGGTGCTGTTGAGTCATCCATGTACAGAAGTGACTGCCCTGGCTGTTTCATCTGTTAGGATTAAATTTCCACTTGTTCCATCACTTTATGAAGTGATTTCTACCATTGAGTCAGATATGTCACTTCCTCTAGgacttagggatttttttttaatgtttgtaacattgtgtgtgtttttcaaaatttgtcCCAGCCAGTCTGCAGGTTTTCCTGGATTGAATGGATTGTTTACAGGAGGGGAAGATTCCGGGCCCAAGGTCAGGGTTACCAAATTATATAAGGTTTCCTGTTTGGGCAGTTGGTCTACCAACCCCTCAGGTTAGTGCAGACTGGGGCTTGCCAAAGGACATCATGCCTACAAGGCCTGGGAGTAAGGATGGTGCCAGGAGCAGggaaggaaatttttcttttaagcttcTCATCAGCTAGCTTTCATTTCTTGTCAGATGTCACTTCACATTAATACTTTCCTATAGTTCTctgtaggtgatttttttttttttcccctgactggGAATTCTGAGAGAGGAATTTAGTTAAGGATGTAGGAACCAGTAGGTCAGGCATTGTGGTCCCTTCTGTTCACGATGACCACAGTGCCTGGAATGGGTGTGGCACATGGGACTACCAcagtaaagtattttttttttaattaatatataatgtattggacgcctgggtggctcagtgggttaagccgctgcctttggctcaggtcatggtctcagagtcccgcattgggctctctgctcagcagggagcctgcttccctctttctctctctctgcctgcctctccgtctacttgtgatttctctctgtcaaataaataaataaataaaatcttaaaatatatatatatatatatatatatatatatataatgtattacttgtttcaggggtacaggcttgtgattcatcaatcttacacaattggcagttctcaccatagcacataccctccccagtgtccatcacccagccatctcctccctcccactgcccctccactccagcaaacctcagtttgtttcctgagattaagagtctcttgtggtttgtctccctctctggttttgtcttattgcattttccccccttcccctatgatcctcttgtTTATCAGATTCCTCCTATcagcaagatcatatgataattgtctttctcccattgacttatttcgcttagcataataccctgtagttcaaCCAcctcgttgcaaatggcaagatttcaggtttttttgatggatatatatatatatatatatatatacaccacatcttctttttccattcatctgttgatggatattggggctctttctgtagtttggttattgtggacattgctgttataaacattggggtgcatgtgtcccttcgaatcactacatttgtatctttggggtaaatacccagtaatgcaagtgctgggtcatagctctattttcaactttttgaggaacctccatactgttttctagaatggctgcaccagcttgcattcccaacagtgtaggaggtttcccctagtaaaatacttgttaaaatgaaggaatgaacagGGTTGAGAAGATATttcctggagaaaaagaaaaaaggaccacTAATCTGGAAAGGGAGTCACCAGGGTAGAAGTGAAATGAATACTCAGCAAAGCCATTCTCTGTGACATTGGATATTGCATTCGAATCTCTTATCACCAGTGCCCACTTCTGTTTGGCATTGGCCAAGGGCTGGCCAAGTGCAATTGTGATTGGCCAGCTTTCGCCATGAGCTAGTATGCAAAAGCACAAACTAATATCACCTGACTGGTTGGTCCTATGGATTATTCAGCTAACTTCCTCCAACTTCTGTTTGGCTTTACCCACGGGCCCTGGGCAAATGGCCAAGTGAGGGGCCTGTGATGCTAACTGCCCATTTGCCGTGCATCTGCCTTGCTTTGCCTGCCTATTATTCTGCTATTCTCTGCTTGCAAAAGATGGATATCTGAGAGCCAAGAACTTTCTTTACCTCTTGATCTTACTTCATGGAAATTAGTGGCACCTACACAATGGGACCTGGAGCCTGGAATACAGGGAAAAATCTGGAATGGAGCCACACAACCAAACAGGACTCTTCTGCCAGGTTATTTGGTGACTGGTAAACAAAGTAGAACTCAAGCCTACCTAACCCCGGGTCTGTTTGGAGTAGCTGACGGTCAATGGGAGAGGGGTTATCAGGCACAGATTGCCAGCTTGTCCTGCTTGAGAAAGCGAGTTGGCTGTGTAGCCAGTGACCTGTGCGCAAACCAGCGTATGTCACGAGTCCAGTCAGGCTAAGTCCTAACTGAAACTTCCAGCTGGATGTGTTGGTAGCCCCCACTCACTGCTAGACTGTTCTGGGCTTTGGAGAGAGGGCAGCGCTATCAAAGCTGCCTGCTTCTGCCGCCCTTATGGACTGGGGGTCTGCAGGGAGGGCTTGGCCTGGAGCAGAAGCTTTGCACAAGGCAAGCTCAAATCCCCCCAACCCGGGAAAACAGGATGTGTGGGgaagtgaagaagaaagaaaacccatCCACCATTCCTTCCTGTTGGTTTCAGCATGATGAGGAATAATTATCCGGGTCTGGAGAGCAGGGCATGTGGGAGGCCACAGGACGCCCTGGTGTGTGTAGTTAGGCAGTTAATTATTCATCCCACTccattcctctttcctctctgaaaCCCCccttttcaaaggaaaaacaggaaaactGACTGGGTTAATCTGTAGAACACAGTTTCTGTTAGCCCACTCAGCCCAGGAAGGAGACCTGCCCACTACTGAGTCTCAGATAACTGAATCAGCGCTTAAAATGACACCTCCTTATCCAGCTGTGTCCTtgacagatgaggacacagatCTAGAGAAGGACCTGTCCACGTGTCCCCAGGCCTCTCTGTCCATACCAAACTTTAGACAGGACTTCGGTCCACCAATCAGTGTTTACAGTTGGTAGGAAAAGGGCCCCTTAAAGACTGCATTATAAACTCTATTTTACAGTTGGGTTTTTGTCAGTTggcaaaaatgtaataaaaataatctagGAAACTGAAGAGGCCCGCACTAAAACGGTATCAGTTTACTCTACCTGCCCCCACCAATGTCCACCTTCACTGTGTTCAAGAGAGCCAGGCACTGTTCCTGGAATCCCAATTCCACAAGTGACGAGGGGACTGGAGAGTGGGCTGCCCAGGTTCTCCAGGGAGGGGTCTGACTGGAGCCTTGACTTCTTCCCCTCCAAACCTCCACTTAGATTAGAAAGAGTTGCCTTTTGTCATTAAGATTCTACTTTGAACTCTTAGAAGAACCTTAGCTGAATTTTAAAAGCCCTTATTTGACTCTCTTGGTTGGATGTCTTTGGAATTCAGAACTTTTGAGGATCGTAGAAAGCTAATATACCTGACATTCCCTGGGGGTCTAGGGCAGCGCCCTAGGGGTCGAGGGAGTCTAGGGGGTCTATGGCTGCGCCTCTTGATGATGGACTCTAATCTGTTTGTATTCAGAAAGAGGTAGCACAGCCGCACTGCAGGAAGTTCCAAGGTCAGGTTTTGGCCAATGGCTTTCAGAATTGCAGATGAAGGAATGATGTTTCCCTGCTCCTTTGGAAGCCTTGGAGCCATAGGACTTTCTCCTTCAGAGGCATCTACGGCCCTGCCGGGAGTTGTGTCCTAACCAAGCCTACAGAGAGGATTGGGgcgggtgtggggggggtgggggatggctgGGGAGGGGTGGTAGCAGACTCTATTTCCATATgtttaaggaagagagaaatccaAGGTTAGGTATGATGCTACTCCTGATGTCTCTCTTTGTGTTGGAGTTCTGGGTGTTCATTGGTTTCACACACTGTATTCAGAAACATCTTGTTCTGGTTTTTGTGAAAATGGTAATTGGGGTGTTCGTAGGGGGGCTTTCAAGTAACCTTTCCCCACAAGGTGGAGTGATGTGTACATAAACTACAGAGTGGGGTAGTCTTACGTGTTCTTGGAAGAGAAACACCTCATATTTGCAAGGTTGTGTGgatgtgttttcattcatcttttccaTCCTCATTATGACCCCCTGCCCTCAGGCTATAGTTGCTtccccataaaataaataaaaccaacattCTTCTCCTTGACCCACCATAATTTATACTCACAGGAGGGTGGCTCTATGCGAGGTTCAGGCTGGGCGCCATGCTAAGTACGGGCAGCTTAGGACACTCCCCTAAAAGTTTCTCTGCAAAAGCACTCTTGATTCGCTGGAGCCCTACCTAGTATACacagtttaaaaattcttttttatttttaaattttacttatttattagagaacacaagcagggcagagggagaggcagaagcagattccctgctgagcaggtagccgacatgggggctccatccaaggaccctgggatcatgacctgagctgaaggcagctgctttaaccGACTGCGCTGCCCAGGCGCTcccaaaatcattttcaaaatgcaCATTTTACACTGCATTTCCAACCCCGGAGAGAGGAGATAATCCATGTAAGAGCTTGAGTTAAAGAATAAACTGAGGGGCAGTTAGGTATGTTAGCGAACagacagatagatatagatgaaGCACTAGAAAATTTCAGGATCTAAAGCACCCCACCGCCGGCTGATGTAGGTAATGTTCTTTTCAAAAAGAACCGGAGAAAGTAAAGACAGAATGATTTGGTTTCTCGATTTCTGATTGTAGATGAAAGATTTAGCCAAGTCTCAGTTCTTTGAAGAGGCAACTACACCCACAGCAAACCTACAAAGCAGATGTTAATACAGTCTGTGTGATGTGCCTGGGTCTGGGGGTTTGTAATTTACACCGGTTGTAATTGACATAGCAGTACAACTGCGGAGCTGGCAAGGTGCAGGAATGCGGAAAAACTAGAGGAAACCAGCGCCAGTGTTCGGATTGAAAGTAACTACCAATAAAGACAGGGAAATGGatcacagagaggggaagcatttGGATAGCCGCTGCTCAAAGATTCAGCCGGTTTGCAGTTGCTGATACCTTGTCAGGTCTCCAGATAAAGGCAAGTCTTGTCACCCTCAGGCACCTGGCTGAGAGGTAATAAAACAGTTGCCTTATCTCCTAAGGGTGGAGTTGGTCAAACCTCGGTGGTAATTATAGTAAACTGAAATTGCCTGTCAtttaccgccccccccccaaaaaaaaagagggcgAAAGGAAGAGGCTTAAGGCAGGAAACTGTCACCctctttggattttaaaaagcaagcaaaacaGCCAGGAGTTTTCCTGGGAGTGAGAAAAAACAGCCTGGCCAGGCTGCCCTCTCCTGGGGGTAACAGGATTGCTGACAGCTCAGGTCCACGTGATGGTCTAGAAAAGAGGCTCAAGCTGATGAAAATCCAAGAAATCTTCTTAGGAGTCTTCCTTTCTAAATGTAAATGACTGAGTCCGTGCTTTGCTAAGGAGGGAAGGAAGTCACAATCACACCGAGTGACTCATTCAGTGCTGTTAGCTCAGGCAGTTGGATAAAAAGTTTTAGCAAAAGCAGCAACAAATCTACTTTAAATACTAGCACAGTAAGGAAATTCCTCTCTTTCAGGCTGAATGCCAACTGCACAAAAGAGCTCCTGTTGACATCTCATTTACAATCTCCCCCAGGACACAGACAAGACCATTTCAATAAACCCGGCTCAGAAACACCTATTGTTCGAAATCTTCAACTAGCCACAGGCTACCACCACTCCCTAttgttttgtaaaagaaaagatttagaaGGAGAAAGATTGCCACTGTGGAAGCtctgaaaagaggaaggaaaaaagtccTTTGACCCGATGCTGTCAGAGAGCGTGCATGAAGAATAAAGTTAAtggatttccatttttataagaaGTGCCTAAGAAATGCCTGTTAAGTTTCTGAACTGGGGATGGGGAATTCTAAATTCAACGCCAACTTTGTGTGTATAAGAAGTGAACCCCTGCCAACGGGTTTGCTAAATGAAATGCCATAGGCTATACTTACCCTATTCTCAGCCCTACAAAAGCCCTGTTAGCACCAATAGCAGAGCACCAGGTGAGTCTTTGATCTGGGCTGTTGCCCTGGGAATTAGAGCTGGACTGTCCTTTCCAAGTAGAATTTCCAGGCTCAGAGCCCACTCCTCCCtgttaatgatttctttctttttcatcgcCCCGTTTTGCTCCCTCTTTTAGTAAAAGTTGAACACTCTCTGGAGTTATGTAATGTCCTTAGATAGTTGTTCTTCACTATGCTTCAAATTCAGGGATATATTTGTGTTTACCCCCCAAAAGGGGCCCTCTTCATCTGCTCCTTATCTTGACCCTTGTAATACGTCTTGCAGTTAACCTTACCTATCTCTGCAAATGATCCCTTTATCTACCCAGAGCTCAAGCCCACACTGGGCATTATCTCTAATTCCTTTGAGTCCAAACCCCTCTTAAATCCGTCTGGAATCCTTCTACCTCCTGCAAACCAGCTTTCTGCTTTCCTAGATGCCATTACAATACTCCCCTCCTGAGGATCACAGCAACTTCCTAACTCACGGTTTCTCTAACCACCAGTTGTGACTTATTCAGGGGTCATGAAACCAATTGAGGCGGGTCATGCAGTTTcaccacttaaaaaaatgaagtagattAGAAAATGTGAGATTGCGTCAGACAAAGGAAAAAGTACTGTTTTGTGAGATTTGTTTCAGTTTGTGTTTGCATCTGGATCTCTGTACGTTCTGGGCAACAGGTAAAAACGGATTTTGTTTGCCACGATATTCTGAGAAATACTTTTCTGATTGCTCTCACTGGGTCTGCCTGATGCCTGCttcaggagcctgcttcactgCTGGATACACTTGGAGCAAGGGTTGAAGACACTGAACAGAAGCTGTCACTCCAAACGACAGGTCTGCCCACAGGAGAGTCTCGGGCTTTGGAGAGTCTGAGTAACTGGGCTCCTGCTCACTTTTCAGAAGGGCCTTGGAACTCTGCATCCTGACTGCTTCTACTCTTCCTTATTAAAACCATCAAGTTCACGGGAAAGTTAAAGggacttagaaaataaaacagccTCCATAATGGATTCCTGCCCAGGCAAGTCCAGACATTTAAAGGAATAGTCTTGCTGTTGTTTGCTATCATATGGAGAGATGTTaagctttcctttttatattggaaatgaaaaagtaaagaaatctgCACATGCCGACCATCCCTGATAGTGGTCATTCCACGAAAGCCCATGAGACAGACACAACCTTCCTGAAGTTGCCAGCAAGCACATCCTTATCCCTTCCTTAGTGTTGGGGCCCTGCCACCGCTCTGCATCTTGCTGGGAAGAGAGGTGGCCCCAGTTCTTGCAACTCCTCCCCCAAAATCCCGTGCCTGAACCGCACTAAAAGAAGTCCCTGTTTTTTCGCCGGGTGCCTTAAACTTACTTATGTTATGGAGTCTGGGTCTAGAGAACCTGCTCCATTAAGTGGAAGGGCTACagaaattcaccttttttttttttttttttaaattttatttatttatttatttatttgacagtgagagatcacaagtaggcagagaggcgggcagagagagaggagggaagcaggctacctgctgagcagaaagcccgatgtggggcttgatcccaggaccctgagatcatgacctgaaccgaaggcagcggcttaacccactgagccacccaggcgcccccagaaattcacctttttagggggaaaaaaaaaagaaagaaaaacagcaattttaaattctgtaatttAGAAGCCAgtgtgctgctttttttttcttaaactgattAGCAGTAGCTTGCCTTTGTTTGGCAGAAAATAGGACAGAAACTTACTCTAAGAATGTGAATGTGAATGTGCTCTCTAAGTCACTGCTGTGATTCTGCACAAAACTACTATGTACTCTGACATCAAGCAGTTAGAGCACGTGTGCTTATGGAGGATTTTAACTTTATTCCTTGGGCTTctcaaaagagagggagaagcaga is drawn from Mustela lutreola isolate mMusLut2 chromosome 11, mMusLut2.pri, whole genome shotgun sequence and contains these coding sequences:
- the LOC131811671 gene encoding uncharacterized protein LOC131811671 isoform X4 translates to MGSQLHLPLPPPYFAPPPPARQGAEKKALPPGSPALECRLVAKLRISPKYPETRGSARARVTFFYDCELKSKNCCSRVVRLNANCTKELLLTSHLQSPPGHRQDHFNKPGSETPIVRNLQLATGYHHSLLFCKRKDLEGERLPLWKL
- the LOC131811671 gene encoding uncharacterized protein LOC131811671 isoform X3 produces the protein MGSQLHLPLPPPYFAPPPPARQGAEKKALPPGSPALECRLVAKLRISPKYPETRGSARAARVTFFYDCELKSKNCCSRVVRLNANCTKELLLTSHLQSPPGHRQDHFNKPGSETPIVRNLQLATGYHHSLLFCKRKDLEGERLPLWKL